A section of the Paramisgurnus dabryanus chromosome 4, PD_genome_1.1, whole genome shotgun sequence genome encodes:
- the LOC135735471 gene encoding complement C1q tumor necrosis factor-related protein 3-like, with translation MKRTLWVLLFLSVSETRTAEDSLTNNEISLHDHEKVSDLPNEQTKETDASATDTCCSQDLIRNLEMRLKILENENRDQAEKIRQLEIRSFNTNMELLQQKILITEIRTECNDKPKYAFAAALGDGGHIGPSDRESTLVFRKVLTNIGNIYNQASGIFSAPVKGVYYFSVSSFTFDENNSACVSLFRNHERLLTACDHNSADGSDSASNGAAIELEKGDHVYITLHAYSRVYDDYHNRNCFSGFLLFTL, from the exons ATGAAAAGGACATTGTGGGTGCTGCTGTTTCTGAGTGTCTCTGAGACACGGACCGCGGAAGATTCGCTCACAAACAATGAAATTAGTCTGCATGACCATGAAAAAGTCAGTGATTTACCCAATGAACAAACAAAAGAGACTGATGCCAGCGCcactgacacctgctgctctcaGGATCTGATAAGAAATTTGGAGATGAGACTGAAAATTTTGGAAAACGAAAACAGAg ATCAAGCAGAAAAGATCAGACAGTTAGAAATCAGATCTTTTAACACAAACATGGAGCTGCTGCAACAGAAAATCCTGATAACAGAAATAAGGACAGAGTGCAATG ACAAGCCGAAATATGCATTTGCCGCTGCACTGGGGGACGGGGGACATATTGGCCCTTCAGACAGAGAGAGCACGCTGGTCTTCAGAAAGGTTTTAACTAACATCGGCAACATTTACAACCAGGCATCAG GCATCTTCTCTGCTCCTGTGAAGGGGGTTTACTACTTCAGCGTCTCATCTTTCACATTTGATGAGAATAATAGTGCCTGTGTGAGTCTGTTTAGGAACCATGAGCGTTTGCTGACTGCATGTGATCATAATTCAGCAGATGGATCCGACTCTGCAAGTAATGGGGCGGCAATAGAGTTGGAGAAAGGTGATCATGTGTACATCACACTGCATGCTTACTCAAGGGTTTACGATGATTATCATAACAGAAACTGTTTCAGTGGATTTCTACTTTTTACACTTTAA